The following proteins come from a genomic window of Rubinisphaera margarita:
- a CDS encoding TIM barrel protein gives MSVSRRQFLQTCSAVGAGLLLPGIPSAFAAAKSQEFKISLAQWSLHKAFFDGKLDPLDFAKTAKQEFGITGIEYVNQFYMDKATDEKYLKELKSRAEGEGVTSLLIMVDREGNLGDADEKKRTQAVENHHKWVDAAKFLGCHSVRVNAASSGTYEEQIDRAADGLSRLTEYAAPQGLNVIVENHGGLSSSGAWLSSVMKKVDNPRCGTLPDFGNFAIDRNKDIWYDRYQGVEELMPFAKAVSVKTHDFVDDQPFMTVDSRFNKKTDILRMMKIVKAAGYSGYCGIEYEGKELDEYAGIRKSKEMLEKAIAELG, from the coding sequence ATTCCCTCGGCTTTCGCAGCCGCCAAGTCGCAGGAATTCAAGATTTCGCTGGCACAGTGGTCGCTGCACAAGGCCTTCTTCGACGGCAAGCTCGATCCGCTCGATTTCGCCAAGACGGCCAAACAGGAATTCGGCATTACCGGCATCGAGTACGTCAACCAGTTCTACATGGACAAGGCGACGGACGAGAAGTACCTCAAAGAACTCAAGTCGCGAGCTGAGGGCGAAGGTGTGACCAGCCTGCTCATCATGGTCGACCGTGAGGGCAACCTCGGTGATGCCGACGAGAAGAAGCGAACTCAGGCGGTTGAAAACCATCACAAGTGGGTCGACGCTGCGAAGTTCCTGGGCTGTCATTCGGTTCGCGTGAACGCGGCCAGCAGCGGCACCTATGAAGAACAGATCGATCGGGCCGCCGATGGTCTGAGCCGTCTCACGGAATACGCTGCTCCGCAGGGACTGAATGTGATCGTGGAGAATCACGGCGGACTCTCCTCCAGTGGAGCCTGGCTGTCGAGCGTGATGAAGAAGGTCGACAACCCCCGCTGCGGCACCCTGCCCGACTTCGGCAACTTCGCCATCGATCGCAACAAGGATATCTGGTACGACCGTTATCAGGGCGTCGAAGAACTGATGCCGTTCGCGAAGGCTGTCAGCGTGAAGACGCACGACTTCGTCGACGACCAGCCGTTCATGACCGTCGACAGCCGCTTCAACAAGAAGACCGACATTCTGCGGATGATGAAGATCGTTAAAGCGGCCGGCTACTCCGGATACTGCGGCATCGAGTACGAAGGGAAGGAACTCGACGAGTACGCCGGCATTCGCAAGTCGAAGGAAATGCTCGAGAAGGCGATTGCCGAGCTGGGCTAA